ATCAATAGTGGAAAATCGCAGTTTCCCGTCAAACCTAAAACATAATTTCTCGTCAAAACTAAAAAAATCTTGTTATCTCGCAAAACTAGAAATCACGGTTTTCCACCATACTAGAAAATCTCAGTTTCCTGTAAAAATTTAAAAAAATTGCATTTTCCCTTTAAAACGAAAAAATTATGTTTCCCACCAAAAACAAAAAATCGCAGTTTCTGATAAAAATTGGAAAATAGCATTTTCATGTCAAAACTGAAAGTCGTATTTTCCTGTTAAAACCAAAAACCGTGTTTTCCAGTTAAAACTGAAAAATCGTGTTTTCATGTCAAAACTATTAAATCACATTTTTCCTCTCAAACCGGAAGTCGCATTTTCGCACCAAAACTGAAAAATTGTGTTTTCCAGCAAAACCGTATAATGGCATGTTCCACTAAAACAATAAAATTGATTTTTTCCACCAAAACCATAAAATCAAGTTTTTCCGGCAAAATTGTACAATCATATTTTCTATTGCCAAAACCGGAAATGTGTGTTTTCCGTCAAAATCGCAAAATCAAGTTTTCTATCAAACCCTGCAAAATCGTTTTTTCCGCAAAAAAAGTCACTACAAGAAAACCTGTGTATGGCGACTGCAGGTTGCGACTAATTGTGTAGTTGCAAAATATAACGACTACATACCGACTACTTAGCGACTACGCTGCGACTTCGAGAATTTCGTCGTAAATCGGTCGCTACGTTGAGACTGCTATGTTTAGTCACCAAACAGTCGTAATATAACGACTGAAGTGTGACTAATACCAAGTCGGTATAGGTTAGTCGCACTTCAGTCGCCAAGTTTTGTAACTATTTTGGTGACTGATGTTTTTCATAAGTCAGCCGCGAATCGGTTGGTAAAAACCGGTACAAACACGTGGTTTACATTTTTTGGTGGATGTGCCTAATTTTTTGTTAGGCGGTCGCACATCAGTCGCCGAATTTGCGACTGTATTGCGACTGATGTGTTTTTTTATAATTCAGTCAACAATCAGTTGCTAAAAACTGGTACAAACACGTGGCTTACATTTTTGTTCGGTGTACCTAATACTATTATCTAACTAAATGTTTTTGATTATATATTTATGTAAATATCTACATATGTTGCAGGTTAGATTTTGGAGCAACACACATCATTTTCCTCTGTGGGTTAAAGATATTGTGAAAGGATCCGTGAATAAGGCCATAACATGGCCTATCTATTTCACAAGAGGCTTTTTGTTCCATACGCAGAAGCATGGCGAGGGAAGAAAGACATGTAACTGTGGTGCGAGTGTTAAAGTAGAGAGTTACATAAATGCATCTGACGAAGCTGATTACTACAGTGTCTTGACTGATATCATACAAATTCAGTATGAGGGGTCGATCAATTTGAAAATCACGCTTTTTAAATGTAAGTTGTTTGATCCGTTAATTGGTAGAGGCACAAGGCCGAGCAATGGTGAATCCAAAGAGAATCATTTCAGGAGAATATGAAGATAAAGAACCAACACTGTTGCAACAAGAAAATGATGATGCTATTTTAATGACTACAATTGAAGATATAGCAGTCGACCACCGCCAGTATCAATGATGGCTGGAACGAAGCGACGAAAGAAAACCGGGAAGTCAGCGGCGAAGACACCATCACCCCTTCCCTCCCAGTACACGTTTGTTCCGAGGTCTACAGCGCCTCCGCCTCTTCCCAACCGCCGATCTGGACCGTCTGTGAGTGATTACCCACCTCCTGCGCAGCTGTTTCAGACGTCGACGGCCCAACCTCCAGCAGCTTCAGATCCGGTGCGACAAGCTCCTCCACCGCCGCGACCTCGAGGATCTCAAACGTCGGCGACTGAACAANNNNNNNNNNNNNNNNNNNNNNNNNNNNNNNNNNNNNNNNNNNNNNNNNNNNNNNNNNNNNNNNNNNNNNNNNNNNNNNNNNNNNNNNNNNNNNNNNNNNNNNNNNNNNNNNNNNNNNNNNNNNNNNNNNNNNNNNNNNNNCTTTGTTTACTTATCAGTTTAGATGTTTGGAGTGTTTGATGTTAGCCACTCTCTCAGTTTTGGTTCACTTTATTCTAATATATGAATTATTTTGTTTCTGTTTTTTGAGGTTTGGTCGTGACAAGGGCAGACTTTCCCGGAAGATCAGAAAGATCTGTACAAACAAATTTGATGATCCTTTCTACAGTTGGAGTGTTGTTCCTACGGATGATGACAATGAGCTCTTCCTTAAGGTAAGTTGCTTCTTCTTTTCTCTGGTTTGTTGTCTTAATTATAATGTTTTCTACCAATTTTTTCCTTTGTTTTTTGGTTAATGATATCTCTGCAATTTTAATTGTTTTTGTAGTCCACTTTCACGAGTAAAAGAGGCAGACCCTATGGATTAGGCAGTCTGGAGGATACTCTTGTGAATGGGAAGCGGAAGTATGCTGAATGCTCATCTTCAGCATTCTTGGACCTCCAACAACAGCTGGCTGTGAAGCTCACCGCAAGATCCAGAAGCAGGCAGCTTACAACTCCAAGCTAAAAAGGCAGCAAAACAAGCAGGCAAAACACTTTTCTATAATGGAAAAGTTTTTGTCTGCTAATAATCCTATGTATGTGGAATTCAAAGCTTCTAATCAAGATGAAGAAGATGATGAAGAAGAAGAAGAAGAAGATGGAGATGATGGTGAAGATGATGATTAGGTTCCTTTTGTAGTTTTTGTACTTGGTTTTTTTAAGAAACATGTTAAGTTTCCTCCTCTTATAGAAGTTTTTTTGGAACTTTTGTTGTATCAAAAATATTATCTAAATATTTTGTATTAGAAATTTTAAATTTGGTTTTTCTTAATTTTAAATTCGGAATTTAGATTTATATAAATAAACCCAGCAAATTCAATTATTACTATTTAGAAACTAATCAGTCGTTAGATTAGAGCAATTCAATCGTTAATCAGCGACTGATTTAGCGACTGCAACTTGGCGACTGATTTAGCGACTGATCTGCGGCGACAATACGTGACCTTATTACGACTACAAAAATGTCGCAGACTGGTCGTAAGAGAAGTCGCAAAATCGTCGCCAAAGGTTACGACTGAATTAAGACTGTTCTATGATTATGTACTGTACTCGTAAAACAGTCGTAAATCAGTCGCAAATTTCTGACTGATTTACGACCGTTTGTTTTTTGCGACGCGTTGGTTTTCGACCTCATGTTCAGTCGCAAATCAGTCGTAAAATGTGATTTTGCGACTAATTTGCTACCAATTGTGTAGTCGGAACATACATGTTTTCTGTAGTGAGTAAAATTAATTTTAGATATATTATTTGAAAATTATAATTAGTACATTACTAAGAATAAACACTATGCTTTTTTAGTCTTTTTAACTAATAGTATTCAAATGCTATTATAAAATCAAAAACTAACAACTTAGCATATAACAATCCTGTTGCTTCTGCCTCCAAACTCGTTCCAACTCAATTAATAACAATGACATATTACTGTCTATACTAACATGAAATTTGATTTATATTCTATTTGTTACAAACTATAGGATATACTATATTACTTCACAACCAGTGTTCATATTCTCTGATACGCTACATGTTTATAAATGTTATCTTCCTTCATGATCTCCACTGCTTTTTCTTTGTATTCTTCTTTTTCTTATTCTTAACAATGATCCGCTTTAGATTTTGTATAACTGAAACAAACTTTTTCTATGCTCATCTTTGGCGTCATACTCCGATGAAATTTTCGCTAATTCTTAAATGTGACACCACTGATCAAACATTAGTGAATCAAAGCGTTTGGGTGCGAGAAACATGACCATGATATTTTCATCCATTTTACTTGTAATATATAACATTCCCTACTATGTGCTCCTCATGTGTATTTGGTGAATCATAATTTTTTGTGTTATAAACGTAGAAGCCTTATTTTACTACCATAGGGAAACTGATATGTATAAAAGTAATAAGAACATAATTCTAAATTACAACACCAAAATAAATTGATAAAGAAGAATTACAGAGTCGAGATGGTAAATTTGTTTCCTTAAACCTTTAAATGCCATGTAGTGTGACAGTTTCATAGTGCTCATATTTCTATGATACAACTGTAGTGTTTCCATCTTCCAACACCAAAGATAGAATCTATCGAACCTTTTTATGTGTTGTCTATCGAACCTTTTTATGTGTTGTAACCTCCGATTGGCAATGACTTTCCCTTTAGGCTTTGACTTTAGAATTTTGGCTGTAGAGATTTTGGCTGTAGAAACTGTGACTTTCACTTTAATTATTTTTGAAAGTCTGATTGGTACTGAAAACTGTAGAAACTGTGTAATTTATATACTAATAATAATTTTAGATAAAATATAAGAGTTTTAATAAGAGGATAAACTAAATATGAAATATTTAATTAGTAAAATTGTTGAAACTAAAACTAAATTTCACTTTAAGTACATAAACATATTTTTTAAAAGAATTTTTAGCAAATATGCAAATTTACATTTATTAATCAGTTAAATGAATTATTAAAAAAATAATTTTAAAGAATTAATAATTTGTGTTTGTACAACAACATCAAATTTAAAATTTCTTAGTCTTTAATGGAGTTTGTTTTAGTTATTTTACATACTTTATTTTAACTGTTTGGTTTTTTATTACAAAAAGAAGAAAACTTGAAAATTGCAACAAATAAAGGTATTCACAAACGTCTAAAGTCTAGTTTACGTGACTTTAGAAAAAAACAAATATTTTAAGAGTAAATCGGTAAGAGCCGACGGTTAAAAGCTGTAGAAGCCTTAGAAACTAAATTGAAAGCAAAAGTCTGATTGGCGTTGAATTGCCTTTGAAGACTGTAAGATACTCATAAAGCCACAACAGTCTGCACGCCAATCGGCTCTTGTAAGATTGGCGTTCAATTGAGTTGACAACTTAATTTTTTTCAGAATGAAAAGAGGGCGGCTCTTTTATAATATGGTCAACAAGAACCATAAAGTGGAGATTTGAAAAAATTGATTCTCACATTAATTATTTTGACAAATATTAAGACAAATATTACAAAGAAATCATAACTGATTTTTTGTATGCTTAATTGTCCATAATAATAATATTAATATCATAAATTAAAATTGATATTATTTTTACTTTGTCAACAAAATTCAAAGTAGAATTTGTAACAAAAGAATAATCTTTTGACCAGTATGTCTATTTACCAAATCCCGAAACCCAAATTCGGATTCGGTCCAATATCTCCTTCTTATATTACAATGTGGGACATTATTACAATGTGGGACATTTTACACATGTCATTTTAAACTTTACAAGTAATCCACTTTGAATCTTCATTTCTCATTCAACCATCTTCGATTTTGACATGTGGTTACACTAGTTTATAACCGGTTATTCCGATGAACGTGTTCGATCAAAAACTTATCGAAAAATGATATTAAATGATTTTGTCAAAATCCAGTTCCCACGATAAAGTGTGATTCCCCTCCTTTATTCTACTTTATTTTTTATTTTTTTTTGTTTCATAAAAATTGATTTTCTACGTTTCCTAGAAAGCAATTATTCGTAACAAAAACCAGTAATTTGTATAACAAGGGTCTGACACAAGAGTGTAGCTTAAAAGGAGACTTTAATGAAAATATGAATTACAAAAAAATGAAAACACAATACAATACCTTACCAAATGACAAATAGAATACCTAAGAAACAGAGTTATAGCCTGAGCCTAAACTTGCAGCTACTACTTTGAATTTTAATAACATTATTTGGAGCCAAACTATCCACAAATACACCACATCGAACCAGGAATCTCACCTCCATCAGCTTCAACTTCCCGAATTTGATTCGAACCGGCTGGTCAACTCTTAATCTCAATGGTATATTCCCGGTTGTTTGTTGCTGCTCTTCTAATGTTGTCATTATACCCGCTGCATCCTGAGTTTGGCCAGACATTTCTACGTCTATCACTGTGGTATTTTCATGTCCCTGATAGAATTTTGGCAACGATCCTACAAACGAAACAGACAAAATGGATAAATCAGTTTGTATATTTCTTTACAACATTAAATCGTTTGTATAATTAAAGTTTTGAAACCAAGAAAAAGAGAAAAGCTTTGAAACCATCCAAGTGCCAAACCAACCCAAAGGAAAGCAAACCGGAACGAACCGGATTATACTGATATTTTGAAATTTTGAAGAGGAAGCAACGTAATCTAAAATATATTAAACCGGAATAAACAAAATGCGCACGTACCCTCGCTGAGTTTGGTTTCGTTGTACCACACGGTAATCTTGCTCCCATCTTCATAGTAAATCCCGATCTTCTCGTTCGGATTCTTAGCGGTTATAGTCACGTTAAAAGCCGTGGACAAACTCGAGTCTTGGTTGAGTGCAAACTGGGTGAGCTGCAGCCGGTCAATAGAGTAATCCGGTAGCTTCGGTTTAAATACAAGGTAGAGTATACCAATCGTCGCGCCTACTGCAACAACAAGGAGCAAGAGAAGGCAGAGTGTGTAACACACGCACCTGCAGCAACAGCTTCTTCCTCTCTTCCTCGGCGGAGCCAACGGTACGTATGTGGACCGTTGGGTCAAAACGTCTTTGGCCGGGTCTCCTTGTTCTGATCTAGAGGCAGCACGTGGTACCAGAGGAGCCGATGCTCGCGCTGATGGGGCTTCCGGGTGTATTTTGGGGTGACGAGACATTTTGGAGAATTCTTGATCACACAAATACTAAGAAGAGTGGTGTTTGTAGATCTTGTTTAGGCGTTAGGGAAATATAAAGAAGGAGGTGTGACTTTGAAGTATGGGGTTTTAAAGTCAACACGGTAAGGGTATTTCAATGGAAAGACAATCTTTCAAGATTTTATTTATTTATAAGTTTATATTATAACCTATTTTGTTCGAAAGGAAATGAATCTATGGTTTTTGTCTACCTATATAACTTTATGTTTCCATACAATACCTCACACGTGTTTATGAATTTGTTTTTGTGTTTCAGATAGCGGTCATATATGGGAATTTAATTTAAACCCATAAAAATATCTAAGTTTTAGTAGGGTGGGTAGCAAAGATTTTATGTAATTTATATATGTGAACTTGCAATAGATGGCAAAAAATATGACTATTGGCAAAAAATATGACTATTTAGGAAAGCAACCATACCTTATCACACAATATAATTAAACATTATCTATTTGATATCATTCCTTTCTAAATGATGTTTTTTTTTCTTTCCTTTTGATATTTTCTCTTTAGTCTTTTACTCTTTATCTCTTAAATCTTTTCTTCTAATCTTTTTTTTTTCTTCGTTTTATCTCTTCTCAAATACTTTTTTTTTTATTTCCTTTACTTGTTTCTAAACTGTAAAAAAAATTGAACACATATACACATCAAATCATATTTTCAGAATAACACATAATTTTAATCTAGAAATAAAATTGAACACGTTTTCGATTATGTTGATGTCTCGAGTTTTATTTTGTTGATGCTAGTGACGATATACATTTGTTGACCTAATCTCCTTAGACTTTAGGGATCAGTGTTCTCATGCATTCCGTCATGGCTCAATTTTCTTATTATATATCTTCTTAAAATGCGACTGGATTTTGTTTTCATTAAATTACAATTCGCAACATATTCGACATAAACAACTATTAATGATTTTTTTTGTGTGTGTTGACGTATTATATTTATATATCGTCGTCGGAACGTTTAAACAAAACTTTCTAGAAGACTACTTTCTGTTCTTTAAGTGGTCTTTTTCGCATTTGAGAAATGATAACTGATACTCTTGTTTCAAAATAGTTGAATTTTAAATTTTTGGAGACCGATTAAAAAATTACTAACTTTTATTCCGTTTATTATAAATAAAGTTAATTCACCTAATAAAAAAATTATACTGCAAAATATAAATAGTAACCAACAAACATCAAATTATGCAT
This genomic interval from Brassica oleracea var. oleracea cultivar TO1000 chromosome C2, BOL, whole genome shotgun sequence contains the following:
- the LOC106325354 gene encoding protein YLS9, whose product is MSRHPKIHPEAPSARASAPLVPRAASRSEQGDPAKDVLTQRSTYVPLAPPRKRGRSCCCRCVCYTLCLLLLLVVAVGATIGILYLVFKPKLPDYSIDRLQLTQFALNQDSSLSTAFNVTITAKNPNEKIGIYYEDGSKITVWYNETKLSEGSLPKFYQGHENTTVIDVEMSGQTQDAAGIMTTLEEQQQTTGNIPLRLRVDQPVRIKFGKLKLMEVRFLVRCGVFVDSLAPNNVIKIQSSSCKFRLRL